CGAACCGGATGACCGACGAGCGGTTCGAGCGGGAGATCCCGGAGGTACTCCTCGGCGTCGCCAACGAGTTCGAGCTCGAGAACTCGCTCACCTGAGCACCCGATGAGAATGCCATTACAGGTGTACTGGTGTAATCCCCACTGCACGAACGTTCGTGATGGATTCGTGTCTCGCGAAAGCGGTCGGCCGGTGGAGATCGAACGCGGGGGTAGTCGTCCTCGAACCGCTCCACACCGCCGTCGGCCATCCGGGCGACTTCCTCAGCGAGTCCGCGGCGGCGTTCGAGATCGACGGGGTCGACAGTCCCCGCGTGAAACTCCTCTCCGACGTCTCCACCGCCGGTTGTTAATATAAGTGCCTAAACTCGCGAAATCTCTCGTGTTCTCAGATTAGTTTTTATTTATTATTATAGCTGTAAATTTACTCTACTTTGTTTTTTGTGCACTATCACTCGGTATAAAATATATTATCGTATTTATTCGAATCCAGTATCGAAGAGTAGATCTAATTTGTTTTGTTCCAAACGGAGCGCGAACCGCCGCGGTGACGTCCAAGTCACCAGGGGACGCGGGTGACAGCGAACCGTTATGTCGGTCGTCGACCCACAGAAGATGTGAACACCGAAGACGCGTTCGACGGGCACGGGGGACAGTCGCCGAAGTGGGCCGGCGCACCGCGTCGGGTCGCCGACGCGGCGGTCGTCGCCCTGCACGGTCGCGGCTCGACAGCTGAGGGCATCCTGCGACTCGCCGACGAGTTCCACGAACACGGTGTCGCCTACGTCGCCCCCCAGGCACGACGGAACAGCTGGTATCCCCACTCGTTTCTCGCGCCCGTCGGGCGGAACGAACCGGCGCTGTCGTCCGCGCTCGCCGCGGTCGACTCGGCCGTCGCGGAGGTGACCGAGGGCGGGATCCCGCACGAACGGATCGTCCTCCTCGGCTTCTCGCAGGGGGCCTGTCTGGCCGCGGAGTACGTCGCACGGAACCCGCGACGCTACGGCGGTCTCGTCGTCCTGAGCGGCGGCCTCGTCGGCCCCGAGGGAACGACGTTCGGCCACGAAGGCGACCTCCGGGGGACGCCCGTGTTTCTCGGCTGTAGCGACGTCGACCCGCACGTTCCGGTCGGGCGCGTCCACGAGTCACGCGCGCTGTTCGAACGCCTCGGTGGCGACGTGACCGAGCGGATCTACGAGGGGATGGCCCACAGGGTGAACGACGACGAGATGGCGCTCGTCCGCGACCTCCTCGCGGGGCTGCGGAGAGACGAACGGACGGACGCCGACGCGTCGGATACGGGGAGGGGCGCAGAGTGAGCCTCGGACCGGCGACGCCCGGCCTGCACCACGTCTCGGTCATCACGGGGACGTCGGCCGCGACGGTCCGTTTTTATCGTGACGTGCTCGGGCTCGCGCTCGTCGTCCGAACCGTGAACTACGACGACCCGTTCATGCACCACCTCTACTTCGGGGCTCCGACCGGGACGCCCGGGACGCTCCTCACCTGCTTTCCCGCCGAGCGCGGCCAGCGAGGCCGCGTCGGCAGTCCACAGCCGACCGCGACAGCGCTGTCGGTTCCCCAGGGAAGTCTCGACTACTGGGCGGACCGGCTCGACGCACACGGAGTCGGAGTCAAGCGGGGCCGACGGTTCGACGCGCCGTACCTGTCGTTCGACGACGGGGACGGCCAGCCGCTCGAACTCATCGCGTCGGCCGACGATCAGACGACGCGGGACGGACCCGTCCCGTCCGCGTACGCGATCACCGGACTCGACGGCGTGACGCTCGCCTCGACGAGCCCATTCCAGACCGCGAGCGTCGTCGACGCGCTCGGGTTCGATCTCGTCGCCCAGGAGGGCGACCGCGTCCGGTACCGGGCCGATGGACCACGGGGAACGGTGGTCGACGTGCTCGACAGGGAGGTGCCGTTCGGCCGCGAGGGTGCCGGCACCGCCCACCACGTCGCATTTCGGTTCCCGGACGAGGAGGCGCTGGCCGAGTGGCACGAGGTGCTCCTCGACGACGGTCTCGAGCCAACCTACGTGACGGACCGGCACTACTTCCAGTCCGTCTACGTCCGCGAACCCGGCGGGATCCTCGTCGAGTTGGCGACGGACGGACCGGGCGTCGCCGTCGAGGACGAGAGCGACGCGTCGGGCGTCCGGCTCGAACTCCCGCCGTGGCTGGCGGACGACCGGGAGATGATCACGGCACAGCTCCCGCCGCTCGACGGGGAAGGTGGATAGTCAGGCTTGGACGGCGACGGTGTGTCGGAAAGAACGAGGCGATCGGACGGCGCAGGCGGCCGCTCAGTAACCCAGCTTCTCGCGGACGAGGACGACCGTCGTGCGACCCTCGGTGAGTTCCTTGCGGAAGACGAGCTGTTTGGCGACCGCGCTCTCGACGCCGTAGGCCTCTTTCGCCCGCTCGTTCTCCAGCGGGTAGGCGACGCTCTCGAGGCGGTCGAACGCCGCGTCGAGGTCGTCGACGATCTTGTTGACGCCACTGACGATGACGACGTTCCCCGCGGCGAACGGGTACGCACCGATCCGGCTGCCCGAGCGGTCGGCCGCGACGAGTTCGCCCGTGCGCGCGACCGCGTTGATGCCGCCGACGAAGTAGTCGGCCGTCTGCGCCGACCGCCGGGCGGCGAACCGCTCGGCGTCGTCGTCGATCTCGAACACCTCGGCGTGGAGGTTCTGCCACGAGTGGTCGCCCTCCATGAGGTACTCCATGAAGCCGATCTCTTCGAGCGTCGTCGAGTGCCCGTCCATGACCGAGGCGTCGCCGGGGATCTGCCCCTGTACCGCGTCGAGCGCCTCCGCGGCCGTGTCGACCACCTGTACCTCGAACCCGTTCGCTTCGAGGTTCTCGACGGTCTCGTCGAGTTCCGCGTCGGTCGGGAGGTCGTCGAGCGTCTCGTCGATCGCGGCGTCGTCAGCGTAGTCGGATTTCTGTTGTGACATCGTGCGTGTTGGTGTGACTGATCCTTACCGACGAGTACCTATAAGCGCTCGCGGACACCGGTGACAGGGGGTTACGTCGGTGTCACCGGCCCTCGCTCCGAAGGCCCAACGAGCGCGGTCACTGCTCGCGCCACCGTCCTCGGCCGACGGTAGATTCGACGATCCAAATCAGCCAGTTGACATCCTCCCGCGCCTGAAGACGCGGAAATCCCACGGAACCGCACCGCTGAGTTGGGATATTACGGTTCGCGGTTAACGACCTGTTCTCGTGGGGCGAAACAGCCCTCACTACGGTCGAACAGGTGAACCGCTGGCTGTGCCAACCAGCCGTTATCCCTATCACCACCATCCGTGGCGAGACTCGGGAGTACCTTTTGCCGAATATTCTCCGCACCATTCACGTCCGCGTTCGCAACGGTGTCGCACTCCTCGCACACGTACAGTCCACGTTCCACACGCTGTTTGTCATCGGTGTGACCACATGCTGAACTGCCTTGTTGAACGCAAGACAGCGTCGGGGTGGGGTTGCTGATCTACAATTTTACGGCGCTAAAGACGGCTTCTCGCCCTCAGAAGATGCAGTAGCTGTCACTCACAGCGGTTGCTGATGAGTCAAAACTATGGTACCTTGCTCCATTGTTCCGGTGACGGCGGCGATGCCTCTCCCGGATACGTCCGGAGAAGGGGAGCAGACGGCGAGCCCTAACTCGCCGCCTGCGTCAGGTTATGCACGATGCACTTGCGAGTCAGCTCCCGGAACTGGCCATGCCAGCTCCGGGAGCGGAGCTTCTCGCCGTCGTCTTCCTTCAACTGCGAGAAACCTGTCTCGCTCATCCAGCGTTGGTTGTAGTCCTCGTTCATCCGGGCGTTGTGGGCCTTCTGCAACGGTGTCTGCTCCCTGTGCTTGATCAACGGTCGCGTTGAGTTGGAGCGACACTCCTCGCGGAGGTCGCTCCACGAATAGTTCGCATCAGCAGACAACACACGCAGGTCTTCCGCGTTCCGGCGGAAGACCTGCATCCCGATGTGGCCGTCCCAGGCTTTCTTCGTCGTGAAATGAACGTCCTTGATCGCCAGCGAGTTCACGTCGATCAAGATCGTCGTCTTCATCGACTGGAACGAGTAATTCGCGCGGTCGCGGTAGTGGTAGCTGGTTTGATCGCGCTGGAAGCCACTCGCGTCAATCGCGGCTTCACCACTCCAGCCCGCCTGCTCCGCCGAAGCGCGGAGCAGGCGGCGCAGGTCACGCATCCGGTACTCTTGTTCCCACCGGCAGAACGAACTGTAGTGCGGTGCCTCGTCAAGTTCGAACACGGCGAGGACACCGGGCATCTCGTTAAGATAGTCTTCAGTCTCACGGAGGCTCTTCTCCAACTCGACGCGGTACAGAATCAAGGCGATCTGCACCCATTTCGCGTACCCGCCCGCGCCGTCCGGCGCGGCGGGTACTTCCGGGTCGTCAACGTGCTGTTTGGCAAGATCTCGACACATCCGTGCTAGCCGTCTGAGCGATGCCATATCGCCAGACGGCGTCCAATTACGGGTTAGCGTGACGGAATCTTCCCGTGAGAGCGTCTGAAGCTGCCGTTAGTCGACCGCAAAACAAGGCATGCTGAACACAACTTCGACGTATCGCGTTCCGACACCAACTCCACGTCGATGCCCTCGGCTTCCGCCTTGTAGTCGAGTAGCGTCGTGAAGCGGTCGAACGCCCACCCGTGCAAGTCGAGGTTTCCGTGGTCGCCCCAGTTTCGGGGTTCGCCGTTCTCGTCGTCCTCTCGAATGCCGCCGAGGTCGCCAACGACAAGCGCACCAACGCCTCGTTCGACACACTCCTCCACAATCACTTTCGAGAGTGCGTGCAAGAAGTGAGTCCGGCGACCCGTTCGCTTGCGGTCAAGACGAGTTGCCTCTCGGGACGAGGAATCGTCACACGTGGCTTTCTTCTTCGTGAAGTAGTATTCGTCCTGTTTGAGTGCGCCGCCGGGATACAACACCGACTCGCCGCCGAACGAGACGGCGGCGAAGTTGCAAATTCCGAGGTCAACACCAGCCACTTCGTCACCCGGCGGTTCCGGGTCGATAGTGGTGCGACAGACGAATTGAAGCCGCCACTTGTCGCGTTTGTAGACGGCACGAACCTGTTGAATGTCCCACTCAGTCAGGGCAACATCCGGGCGAGTCTGGTACTCGCACAGGATGAAGTCCGAACGGTGTTCTTTGAGGTTACGGCCTTTCGAGAGGCGAACGCGGGTGAACTGTGCGTCGTGTTTGAAACCAGCCGCTTTGAACGACACGGTTGAACGTGGGTGGGAGTCTCCGTTTTTGCGGTAGCCGGGCGGTCGGGCACGGTCGTCGCCGTTCCGACGCTTGCTGAACCAGCCGTTAAACGCTTCAGCGAGTTCTTCGAGAACGCGCTGACTGGATTGAGAATGTAAGTCCGTATAGCGTTCGTGGCCTTTGAGTTCGGCTTTGAGTTCCCCGTCATCGGGAATCTCGCCCGTCTCGTCCCACTGTTCGTGTGCGTAGTAGCGACCGACGTTCCAGAGTTTTGAGGCGGCCCATCCGAGTTGGTCGAGGTCGTCACGAACCTGTTGCTGGTTCGTAATCGTAGCCTCGAAGGTTCGGACGGTTCGGCTCATTTCTGGCTTCATAACTGGTTATGAACGCTATTTTCATAATAGTGTCGATTGGCGTGGAATATCCGGCCTTGCTATCGTCGGTGGGTTGTGTAGGGTATTGTCGGATTCATCCTGACCCTAAAGGGTCAGGTATTCTCCTTGGTTCTCTATAACGATTCGAGAGAGTATCCAGACACCGAGACTTCCCGATCTCCGTCTCTGACACCGATCCAAAAGAAATCACGATTTCAGAAATCGCGATTTCCGAATTCGGAAATTCTATTTTGCCAGGGAACGGTACCGATAGTATGGAGCGATTCGTGGATCGGGACGTCGAACTCGATCAACTCACGGACTGCTACGAGTCCGAGACGGCTGACTTCGTCGTGATCTACGGACGCCGTCGCCTCGGCAAGAGCGAACTCGTCCGCCAGTCCATCGCCGATCGAGACGATGCCGTCTACTACCAGGCAGTCGAATCCACGGCACAGAACCAGCTCGAACAGTTCGTCGAGACCGTCACTGCGCAGTTCCCTTCGCTGCAGAACGTCCGGCGCGACTGGGAGGTGCTCCTCGAAGAACTCGGTGAGGAGGACGCGATCGTCGTCATCGACGAGTTCCCGTTCCTCATCGAGGAGGACGGGTCGCTTCCGTCCCGATTTCAGCGTGTCTGGGATCTGGAACTCCAGGACACCGGAACGACGCTCGTACTCGTCGGTTCCTCGATCAGCGTCATGGAGGACAAGGTGCTCTCCGGAAGCGCGCCGCTTTACGGTCGCCGAACGGCGACGATCGACCTCAAGCCCCTCTCCGCAGCCGACGCACGCCAGTTCTTCCCCGACTACGGCCCCGAGACCGCAATCACCGCGTGGTCAATCTACGGCGGCACTCCGTACTACGTCCAGACCATCGATCCCGACCAGCCGCTGGGAACGAACGTCCAGCAGGCGATCCTGTCAGAGCGCGGCCTCCTGTACTCCGAACCCGAGTTCCTGCTCCGTGCCGAACTCCGACAACCGAACACGTACTTCAGCGTCCTCCGCGCGCTCGCCCATGGGCGACGCACCCCGAACGAGATCGCGGGCATGGCCGGCGTGGAGTCCGGGTC
This Salinigranum marinum DNA region includes the following protein-coding sequences:
- a CDS encoding alpha/beta hydrolase; translation: MNTEDAFDGHGGQSPKWAGAPRRVADAAVVALHGRGSTAEGILRLADEFHEHGVAYVAPQARRNSWYPHSFLAPVGRNEPALSSALAAVDSAVAEVTEGGIPHERIVLLGFSQGACLAAEYVARNPRRYGGLVVLSGGLVGPEGTTFGHEGDLRGTPVFLGCSDVDPHVPVGRVHESRALFERLGGDVTERIYEGMAHRVNDDEMALVRDLLAGLRRDERTDADASDTGRGAE
- a CDS encoding VOC family protein: MSLGPATPGLHHVSVITGTSAATVRFYRDVLGLALVVRTVNYDDPFMHHLYFGAPTGTPGTLLTCFPAERGQRGRVGSPQPTATALSVPQGSLDYWADRLDAHGVGVKRGRRFDAPYLSFDDGDGQPLELIASADDQTTRDGPVPSAYAITGLDGVTLASTSPFQTASVVDALGFDLVAQEGDRVRYRADGPRGTVVDVLDREVPFGREGAGTAHHVAFRFPDEEALAEWHEVLLDDGLEPTYVTDRHYFQSVYVREPGGILVELATDGPGVAVEDESDASGVRLELPPWLADDREMITAQLPPLDGEGG
- a CDS encoding lactate utilization protein, with protein sequence MSQQKSDYADDAAIDETLDDLPTDAELDETVENLEANGFEVQVVDTAAEALDAVQGQIPGDASVMDGHSTTLEEIGFMEYLMEGDHSWQNLHAEVFEIDDDAERFAARRSAQTADYFVGGINAVARTGELVAADRSGSRIGAYPFAAGNVVIVSGVNKIVDDLDAAFDRLESVAYPLENERAKEAYGVESAVAKQLVFRKELTEGRTTVVLVREKLGY
- a CDS encoding IS5 family transposase, which codes for MASLRRLARMCRDLAKQHVDDPEVPAAPDGAGGYAKWVQIALILYRVELEKSLRETEDYLNEMPGVLAVFELDEAPHYSSFCRWEQEYRMRDLRRLLRASAEQAGWSGEAAIDASGFQRDQTSYHYRDRANYSFQSMKTTILIDVNSLAIKDVHFTTKKAWDGHIGMQVFRRNAEDLRVLSADANYSWSDLREECRSNSTRPLIKHREQTPLQKAHNARMNEDYNQRWMSETGFSQLKEDDGEKLRSRSWHGQFRELTRKCIVHNLTQAAS
- a CDS encoding RNA-guided endonuclease InsQ/TnpB family protein; this translates as MSRTVRTFEATITNQQQVRDDLDQLGWAASKLWNVGRYYAHEQWDETGEIPDDGELKAELKGHERYTDLHSQSSQRVLEELAEAFNGWFSKRRNGDDRARPPGYRKNGDSHPRSTVSFKAAGFKHDAQFTRVRLSKGRNLKEHRSDFILCEYQTRPDVALTEWDIQQVRAVYKRDKWRLQFVCRTTIDPEPPGDEVAGVDLGICNFAAVSFGGESVLYPGGALKQDEYYFTKKKATCDDSSSREATRLDRKRTGRRTHFLHALSKVIVEECVERGVGALVVGDLGGIREDDENGEPRNWGDHGNLDLHGWAFDRFTTLLDYKAEAEGIDVELVSERDTSKLCSACLVLRSTNGSFRRSHGKIPSR
- a CDS encoding ATP-binding protein; the protein is MERFVDRDVELDQLTDCYESETADFVVIYGRRRLGKSELVRQSIADRDDAVYYQAVESTAQNQLEQFVETVTAQFPSLQNVRRDWEVLLEELGEEDAIVVIDEFPFLIEEDGSLPSRFQRVWDLELQDTGTTLVLVGSSISVMEDKVLSGSAPLYGRRTATIDLKPLSAADARQFFPDYGPETAITAWSIYGGTPYYVQTIDPDQPLGTNVQQAILSERGLLYSEPEFLLRAELRQPNTYFSVLRALAHGRRTPNEIAGMAGVESGSLSAYLQKLRRLRLVERHIPVTESPTASKRGRYRIATPLFRFWFRFVYGTQDQLRMLDDDAYGELVAPELADYVSPLFERLCQRALPALVDRRFRDVGQWWFKQHELDVLGLTDDGLVAGECKFTSQPVSEGVLADLERTTSEVRWSEEPADGRTLYVLFSRSGYTDDLERVATTRDDVQLFGLPELITDGSVQ